The Falco biarmicus isolate bFalBia1 chromosome 1, bFalBia1.pri, whole genome shotgun sequence DNA segment GCACAGCACCTCAATTTCTGTATGTCTTGTACCTAAACAAAACACACCTAAGCCCCCACCTCTGGCCACAGCGGGTTTCAGGGAGCTGCTCACCCCTCTCTGCAGCCTTGGGCGCAGGATGAGGTGACTCATCCTCCCGTGACAATCTGTCTGTGCTATAGAGGAAACTGTGCCTGTAAGGtaactgcagcagctgtttccgtgcagccacagccagggcagctccccctgcccaggacGGGGATGGTCACCCCATaccagcatccctccctgctgTACGTGCAGCTAAAGCTGCCTCTGCCCGCAGAGACGACATGCCAGGGGCAGCATGGGGAGCAGCATGGGGGGAGCTGCACGGGCCAAAGCACAGCCGCAGGCATCATCATGCAGGGATGTGGTGCCCTGGCTTCGGGGCTCTGCTGATCACCCACCCACGGGTGCAGCCTGGGTTTTCACCTACCAGGccttcccagctgcctccccatTGCTGTCGCAGCCTCACCAGAGATGTCTGGCACTGGCTCATCCCACAAGAATCAGGCACTGCCCCCCTCTCCGTTCCAAGGGATGTCACCTGCTGCCCAGCTCGTCACTGTCCCTACTTCCATCAGTTGCTCAGTTTCCTCCACATCATTctacctctttttcttctcctacaACCCAGTATCCCTTCTCTACCCTCACACTCACCCAATCCCCCTGGCACACCCAGCACTGTTTCCCCTCTCCACACTCGGCACCTTTCACTGTGCTGAAAACAGGAGACATGATGACGACCACCACCTCCCACGCACGTGCAGTGGCAGCTGGCCCTGGCATCTCTGCCAGGACAGGCAGCGTGCCACGGCGACCCCGAGCCACAGCGGGtcagccagcagcccagggccACGAGCAGGActtgccctgcagctgcacagcccaACTGCAGGCACAGCCCGTGTCAGGGTGCTGGCCCTGGACCAAGACGCCTCCCGAGACAAGGTGATGCCACAGCATGCCGGCGTGCTCCGCAGGTGCCCAGGGGGTCTGGAGAGGTCAGCACTCACCAATGCAACCACGTCAGCCTGTGCCTGCTCCCACTGGGACCACTTGGGTGTTTGCTGGCTGAGCAGGCAGTGATGGCAGTGAGCTCCCACCTCCTTCCACCACCCTGCTCTCAGGGGACCCTTCTTGTCCCCCAGCACCGCTCATCCACACCTTCCACTACAGTGTGCTTTGCCAGCCCTGAGTGCATTTTAACTCTGCTGTTGGCAAGGGACATGGCTTTACCTTGAAAGACTCCAGAAAGCCCCCATGACCCCCATTCTCCAGCTTGTCCTCCTCaggccccagccccagcatggTCTGCGTGTGCCCGTGGAGCTCATCGTGAAGGTTGTCCAACAAGGCAGCCCGTGTGCGGTCCTGGGGGGAGGAGAACGGGCTCAGCTGGGGGCCTTGAGGGAGGGGCAGCGGCACTGACCCATGGGACCCTCTCGAGGGGGGATAAGCCACTGTCCCATGGGTCAGTAccgctgcccccaccccacgcGGCCCCACAGCCCCTGAGTGAGCCGAGACACGTGCACGCTCTGGTCACTTGCCCCAGCAAGCACAGACACAGCCCCGCCAGGGTAACGTGGCTTTGAGAAGGACTGGGGAGAGCCCCCCggcacccaccacagcactggGCAGCGTTACCTCCAGCTTAGCAAACTTGTCGGACTTGCAGCAGGCGTTCTCCGCATTGATGAGTTTGGTCAGCAGGAACTCCCGGAACTCAGGGCTCTGAGGGGGAGAGAGCCAAGTTGGAAAACACCCACCGTCGTAAGACTTTCTGCACCTCTGGTACCTGAGCTGTGTCCAAAACCAAGCtcacagcaccctgcagccccctccagATGTGGGAGCACTGGTGGCAAACCCCAGATGGGCTTGGGTGCCCTGCTGCACTGGCTGTCACCCCGGCACTGACGCAGGTGCCccggcagcagagctgcagctgctgccttgcacAGGTTACACTATGCCATGGTACACAGCCTTCTGCCCTACCAGAAACCCCACGGGCACCActagaaatcaaaataaatgcatgtaaaTTCCAGaagtcattttttttcctaagcaggTGTGCTTGGAAACACCTCGGACATACATATCCGGGTTTTTTATAGCTTGGAACATGCTTTCCATCCCAGCTCTTACCTTCTGGAATACTGGTGGGCTTGGCAGGGGTGGGCCAAAGGAGGGGACGTCTTCCCGGGCCGTGACCGATACCTGTGGAGCCAAGAGACATGTTGTTCCCATgggtgcagcagggcagcccccggtGCAGAGGTGTCCATCTCCTGGAGATggtctccccagcccagctccggAGAGCCAAGGGACATCCCAGAGCCCTCGCCCTGCCAGAGGGACCACTCCTCCCCAGCCTTCATGAGTCATCACTCCTGCTTTCCTGAGAGGCTTAACCGTTTCCATATTTACTTCCCactaattctgttttcatttctggcTCTGGATCTCTTACTGGAGAATAGAGGTAACAGGGTTTATGCTACCTACACTCCAGTGATGGTTAGATGGGTATGAGCTGTTCTAAGGCTTATTCAAATACTGAGCAGCATAAAAAATCTTTAGCAAATGAGGATGCTATTATACATGCACATAGTTTATAcctgtatgtatgtatacaccCACATTATATAACAATGCATACATAAatgtacatgtgtgtgtctgtatatcTGTTTAAATTACACATACACGTGCCAGTGAGGTATAACACTGGTTGTATCACTGAGCACACAGGTGGGCAGGGCAGCCGCCTCCAGACCTCAGCCTGAGatgtcaaaacaaaaaccagcaccTGCAAGTTGAGATTCCCTCACCTTGTACGCCGTGTTATCTGCCTCGGGGTTTTCCACCTGCACGACAATGTAGGCATGCAAGAAGTTGGAGGCGATCATGTCTGGGACAAACGGCGTGTTCTCTTCTTGGAAGATAATTGCCACAATGTCATTGCCAATGTGCCTCTTTCTCTGGAGCtaagcagaaagggaaaacatttgGTTGGTAGAGCCAGGCGGTCCCGCTCCCTCGGCAGCAAACACCGGCTCCAGGCACACAGGCTGCCGCACACCGGGGAGCCTGcgtggctgctgcctgtgccgcCCGCCAGCCAAGGATGCCGCGGCGCTGGGCATCCCGGCGCAAACAGCGCAGCCTGGCTCAGATGCTTCTGTGCAAGGAAGCTCATCTCTTACTTGTTGCATGTCTCCTTCGGTAAAAGGCAGCTTTGTAGAGACGTGAAACATTATCTCCCTGTCCCTGAACACCGTGTACACAGACTCTGCTCCTGTCTGTCCGTGGCTGACATCCAGACCTCCTCGAAAACTGGAGATGAAGAGAAAGGCGgggagaaatgaagaaatattaattgaaaGCTTAGCAGAGACTGCCAGTGGCTGTCAGGGAACAGGGTGATAGAACAAACCAGCTCGTTTATCTTTATCTAGTAGtgagaaaatgggaaagaacaAACTGTGTGTCATCTATTGCAACCAAGCATCACCGTCAGCAGTCTGAAATGCAGGGTGCATGGTGGAGCAGTGCCGGTCGGCCGGGGCTGACTGCAGCTGTGGGCACCAGCCATGGGAGCAGCGGTGCCGAGAACTGCCATGGAGGCTGCCcgcacctgcctgcccacagcACTCACCGGCAGTGGCGGGTCTCTGCCCACACCGTAGCCGCTACAGTGACCACCCTGCAGGCACGCCACGGCTGAGCCCGCAGCACCAGACAGGACCGCTTCCATACGAAGTATTTTTAATCTATGGCTGAATATAGCCAGATTTTCTCACAACCTCAAAAGTGCAAGAAAGGAACTTTTTCTCTCTTGGCAgctccaattttttttcagaaaactctcccagctttgaaaaacaagcCAAAGCTATATTTGCTCCTGCTCTGTACATCCCGCTCATGAGTGAGATGACTTCTGTTCTCGTATGGTAGATATTTTTACATATGACATGGTCTCTtgttaaatgtatttgtaaaatcaGTCTTTTTATTTAACTTACCCTTTGAAGTCCTGGAGCATTATGGTGTCTCCCAGAAAACTTAAGAAGTTCTTGAAGGCAGCGCTCTCTTCATTGTTGCCAAATAACTCCTCCTCTTGGGTCTACAAAACACAGGGTGCACCTTTTGaaagccccagccccagcagcccaccCACCCGGGCTGCGCGGCACACGCTGACACCAGctcccagggaaggaggagggtcTGGCCATGGCTCTGCCACTGTGTCACTGGTCTGATGGAACTGCAGAGGCCCCTGCACTGCCTGAGCTGAGCGTGACCAAAGCCACCATCGCCAGCAGCCACCACATGCCAGGACAGCCTTGCACCCTGGGGAGGGacctcctggggctgctcctctATTGAGCTGTGAGCGGTACGGACACAACTCATGTGAAAGGTCCCTTTGGAATGTGCCTTCTGCACATcaccctgctctgagcatctTCTTAAAATCAAACCTTGCTATCAGCAAGCATGCCACAGCAACAGAGAAAGGAAcccatcctgccccagctcGGACAGTGATTTCTGCTCAGGTCACCTCTCCCTGCCCGCCCATCTCCTGCCACCTCCTGCGCCAGCCACAGGGTCCTGGGGGACGTGACCAGCACTTCACGCCAGGGTGCCACACACAGCCACAGGCTGCTCCCCACCTCTGCTCTCGCCAGCTGGCACCACCGTGCTCGCCACCAGCACTGGCCATGGGCCAGTCACAGCCCGCTCAGCCACCAAGACACCCAGAAGTAAAGCTGCTGAAAGCGACTTCTGACCAGCAGCAGGGACCTTAGGATAATGTCCaggaaaacccaaaacacaaatgaaTCCTCCACTGGAAAATCCAAGTCTTAATAATCCCTTGAATGCtatatttcaaaacaatgaGACCCTAATTATGGTCTTGCATGAGTTACTCaatccaaaataaaatgcaatatgTAAAGATAATTAAGAGTGTCTGCCAGAATAATCTTCGGTGGGTTATAAGACAGCTGCCTCTGCGCTCCCCATCCGGAGTCCCTCTGCTAATGACAGCAGTTTTACCAAATGCATGTCTTCATAGCCCACAGTCCTCCAAGACAAAAGTAACTGCTTTACTGTCTAAACATGTATCTGATTAAAATACCACGTCTGCTAAAATCCATTTTCACATCCACTTTTCCCTACAGCAGCTTGTGGGTTGATTACCATACTGAACTTTTCCAGTCACATCATTTTTTAATGAGTTGGGGAAACATCCAAGCACTAGGAAATGCATTATTAGTGAGGACACCCTGTAACACGTGTTGCACGTGACACAATTAACTGCAGGGCCAAATCTGCACTTGTGAAACGCAGATCTCTGGCCAGCAGGGATGTGCTCCACGAGAATGGCACAGGGATTACTCACCTGCCTGAACTTCTGATAGATCACGCCGAACTTGAACGTGTTGTTGACCTCATGTTCATCATAAGACACTATCATCTGGGACGCctgcagtaaaacaaaacacaaattatttcactttgtaGTTCAAGATACAATGTCCAGAAGAGCAAACCCTGGCAGGCAGAAGCCAAATTTCCACATAATCAGGCCAAAAGTTTTTAACAGTGGCCTTGGTTTTGGCCATCAGCATCCTCGCAGCTGCCGCTGCCGACAGTCTGCCTGGATGCCCGTGGGCTTCGGGTGGGCACGAGCTGTGGCCCCAGTGCCCAGGCATGGCAGGGGGTGTGGGGAGCCCTGACATCTTGCAGGTTTTCTGGGCGAAGTTTGGGGGAAGTTGGGTGCAAATAACTGCAGTTCCTGCAGCACACCAGCTCTGcggtcccagccctgctcctagGTACTGAGTCAGGACGTTCGTCTCTCCCATGTGGGCATTGGCTGTTCTCAAATATCCAGATAAGGTGTGAGAACAACACCCATAATGACAACGGAGGAATGAAATCGGCTTGACCTTGGCTACATCAAAGGGTGGTGAAACTGCATTGTAACTTCATGCTGTGCCTGCCACAGGAAGGTCTTCCACATAAAAGGTACTTGAAAATGATGGATTTGCTCTGTAACTTCCTGGGAGCAGGTCTCTCTGGCAGCACAAGAGTGCACATGAGAAGAAGTGATCCCAGAGCAGGCAACAAGTCAGTCTGGGTATGTCACCGGTGGGGACTATCACCCAGATAAACCACTCCATCCCCCTCGGTGACCCACCCgcctctgcagctcttcctgcaGGGTTCCTCAAGCACAGGCTCAACCCATCTCACCAGGTTTCAAGCAAACTTTGAGGCATCAAACAAGATCCAGGTTGGTTTTATACCCCACAGATGGTcacctttccctccttccccaggatCCGAGGGCAGATTAATACCAAAGTGCCATCAGTCCTTGGTGGCCAGTTGACAGAACAGACGATGGCAAGCAGATGGCCGTGAGGCAGCCCGCTGCCCAGAGGCACGTACGGCACGCCACCGCCACACTGCTCACACCCCCCGCAGCTGTGCACAAAGGCACAGAGCTAGAAAGATGCAGTACAAATATCCATGCTCTGTATCAAGGTAGCCGGTGGATCTTGGAGAAAAGGGGAGAACCAAACTTATCTGACCTTCTCTGCCGAATACATCACTGATTGGGATAAGCTACCTCACCTTGGGGTATAGAACCGGGTTAAACTTCAGCCCGGAGGCATCATCGCAGAAGGCCTGCGGGCAAGGGGAAAGAGCAGTCAGTCCAGGTCCTCAGATGCATGGAGCAGACACCCCTGTCCTGCTGAAACTCCATGGCAAGGCTAGGAATGTCTTACAAAGGAGCCCAATCCAGCCCCTgactgcaggagctgccctTTTCACATCCTCTCATTGGGATGCCCTGTGGCCTGCCTGGTACCTGACTGAGGATGCAGCAAGACAAGTCCCAGGTCTCTCCATGGGTcaaaggtgctgctgcttcctcacCCCTTCCCCCAGGTATCAACCAGTGACCTGCCCATCAGTGGGAAACCAACAGCAGGGCCAGTACATACCACCACCCACTAAGTGCTCCTGGACCCAAGAGCCCAGGCACTGCTGCCCAACGCTGCCCAATGCCACCCAACACTGCCAACATCACCCAACACTGCCCAATGCCCCCCAACGCTGCCCAATGCCACCCAATGCCACCCAAACTGCCCAACGCCACCCAACGCTGCCCAATGCCACCCAACACTGCCCAACGGCACCCAACACgcagcagcacaggctttgCTGCGGGtatcccagcccagcctggcatTTTACCTTTGCAATCTGGGGGATACTAGGGAGCTTGCTAAATCCTGCCAGGGGGATCCTTTCATGCAACGTCTTCACTTTGGACctaggaaagaaacaaaaccaagcaggtGTTGGGGAGTGTCTAAGGCAAAGAGACGCCAGCTGCAGCCCCGCGTTCACCAGCCTGTGGTGGGCACGCAGCGGTGCTCTGCCAGCTGTTAGGAAACTATGTTCTGCTGAATTTGCTGGGCCTGCTTAGCAAGCAAAGGCTCGATTTGTCTTTTCATCTCTGCAGCTCTTAAAATATTCATAGTTTGGATGGAAATGACACAACGGTTCAGATGTGCCGAGTCTTGTCAGCTTACAGAGGGATGGCGATAGATGTGACTGGTATTATCCCATGTCACAGAGAGGTTTACACTCAGTTTCAGCAGGTTTAGCAACAGATCAAAGTCTCGTATTTATTATCAGGGGTGAGACAGTCCCAgtacagaaaaagtaaaaggatAATGCCGCTgcttcccatcccaccctgaGCCCCTCCACGTGCGACAGCCAGTGTGCTGCCAGCCCAACTTTAGCATTTActgtagaaacaaaacaagggaatcccagaagaaaatattttattacacaaagcttttttttttccatacctgAGTATAATCCTTAAATATTCAGTGCCATCTGCCTCCTCACACTTAATAGAAAGGATCAGATTTCCAAGGCTGCTGGCTGtacaataaaaatttaaatgatcctaaaaatagaaaacagcatGTTAGTGGCAAGGGAAGCAGCTTGCCAATGGCAAGGACACTGCCCTGCACCCTGGTTGGCAGCAAAAGACTCACTTGCATCCTGAcacccccccatccctgcacacTCGCACCCCCTCCTTGCTGGGACCAGGGCTTTAATCTCTCTGCCCGTGGACTTTAGCACTCTGCTCTCAGCTTTGttcagagggagaaagaagatTACAAGGCTGTGAGCAAGAGGACAGGCAGGTGGCTGCTGCGCCGGGTCCCCCGAAACCAGCCGAGCCCTGGCCCCCCGATGGGGCAGGCTCAGAGCCCACATGCCCACCCGGTGTCCGGGGGGGCcctgctggctgtgggggcTGGGGCAAAGGCTGTGTGTGTGCTCATCACTACTGGTCGCCTCCTCTCCTTGCAAAGAGGGAAGTTGCAAAATTTGCCCATTTTGCTCACAattttagaatttctttttttttcttggagggGCTGTGTGCAATTTTCAGCTGACTGATTGCCCCCTGCAGCGGGGCCACCCACCTTCCCCAGAAAATGCTTCCTGTAGGCTCTGGCCTCTCCTTTGCACTCTAGCTTGTAGCCATAGGTGCTGGGGCTGAggttctcctcttcctcctcgcAGATGCTGCTGTCGGATGACGTGGGGGTGCCAAGGTTTTCCGGGTCTTCGATCCAGTATCCCCCGAACTGGGGCAGGATGATCAGTGGGTAGGGGCTGCCCTTCTCTAGGATCTGCAGAGACACATGCTTCTGAGGGGTTGAGCAGGACTGGGGTGCAGATGTGGGGTGCATGGGCTTATCACCCCATGATCTGCCCCTTCTCCACCccctcccacagcagcccccagccccagcactgtgGAGGGTAAATCCAGCCCCTCTAaacctcttctctctctcctagAAGAGAGCATGCGCTTctagggaaaagcagcagccacaaaggtggggagggggaacacGCTTTGTGCAGCTCCTCTCAGAAGCAGGATCTCCACCAGTCCCCCCGTTATCGGCAGTTCTGAAAAGGCATTGGCTGGAAGGTGTTCAGGGTGGTCCATGGCACCCACCTCATCGATGCTGGGGTACGGGATGTAGTCTTCCTGGAAAAAGGAATCAAACCACCACATATGACCGTCTGCTCCCCACCAGCCGTCCCTTAAGACCACAGCCTTGCACATCCAGCCAGCTGCACTGGTCCCTCCTGTCCCCACGCCCTGCGTCGAGCACGAGGCAGTAGCAGGGAGCGATGGGGCCACCGCACTGCCCAGGGATCCCTCCCCGCCCAGGGGTCTGCCAGAAAGCGCCAAAGCAGGGTAAGACCTTTTCCAAAGGGTTCTCCATTACCAGTGCAGAGCCCAAGGGTTTTACACATCTCTCCGCTAAAATACACAGGTTTAGACATAAAGCTGGATTAGGGATTTACAGGCACCACCCTCTCATCTTTGCAATTTAATCAGTGCCTTGGTTTTAGATAACATTTAAATCCTTTTCAGTCCTTTGAGTGACTGTATTTGACAATACACATTAAAGCTCTGAGATAAGGAGAGACACTTGAAGAGATCCatacaagaaacaaaattcaacCAACCTTGTGTTTTTGGCTTCCAGTCCTCTGTTCTTCAAGTTTTGGTGCCTGTTtggaacaaaacaaagacaTCAAACAATCAAGATGTTTTCAGCAACACAGACAAAACCATGAAGGTATTTTGCTACACGGAAGTCACTCTGACACTACTGGCATGAAAGGAGGGGGTTTCTTCCTGGGATgagccaggcagagctgccggCATGCCAGGACAGACCCTGTTGGAACACAGTGAAAATGGGCAATGGGGATGTAGTTGGACAAGACCTGGGTAACAGCAACACCACACTGAAAATACCCAACTGTCTATCACATcccaggtgctggcacagcaccaaACGCAAAACTCCCCATACCCCAGTCCAGCTCCATCTTAATTTTTCTGGGCTGGGCTCCTAAAGGGAATCCCTGCACTGCCTTCCTGCAGAGTGGGGCCAACAGCCCCAACATGTGGCATGGCAACAGCCCTGATTGTCTCAGTGTCTGTCCCAGGCAGGAGCACGGGGACTGAAAACCCCGTGGGCACTCACCcgtgctgtgccaggggagcaCCGGAGGCAAACACCACCTGCCTTCACCCCTCCCGCAGGGACAAGGCACATGGCAGGGGACACCCTGGTCCCCTGACCCTCCTCCTGGGGCAGATCCTGATGTGTTTTACTGTGGGACAAGAGGATGCCTTGCCCTGACCCAGCTGTGCTCTGTACCAGAGCCTGCTGCTTGGAaagacaggcagcagcatcccgACTTCACCAGGGAGCAACGAGACCAGGTCTCAGAGTATGTGCCCCTGCCTGGTGACACATGCTAAAACCTAAAACatcttctgcaaagctgcttggGATGATGTGGAATAACCTCGGAGGGAGGTGCTGCTGACACCACTGCTTTTGCCCCGGCACACCAGGGCATTTCTGCACAGCTCTTCTGCACAGTTTGAGCCGGGAAGCGCCTGCCGTGCCCTGTGCAGCAGGGTTCCCACAGCTCTGGGGACTTCAGCAGCAATTCAAACCGCATTATGATCATGCAAGGCCTCCCAGCATGTTAATGTAGGAGGCATGTGCAATCCCTGGCCTCACAGCCTCTGCCGGGTGGGGAATGTCCCGCATTGCTGGCATGCACGCTGCTGCTCACCtgcattttttccagcatttcaaagaattctgcagactgaaaaagaaaagaaggaaacctcCTGTTCAATTAAAGCAGACACGAGGCAAGCCAGCCCAAGCCATATAAAGGCAGGGCCACCGGACACCCCACCCTGTACTGGGCACTCTGGCCCTCAAcaggaacaggaggaagagaTGCTATCCATAACTGATGGTGTGTGCCTAGGAGACACCccatccagccctgctgccgGGCCGGGACAGagccccacagccaccctgggCTCTCAGGGCTCGTGGCCATCCCACAGCAAGTGCCGCAGCCGCAGGCAGCGcacagagcagagagcagcagcagctccccacctCCCTAACTCCTCCTTGCTCTGCGTGCCATTCCCAAACAAGCCTGAGAAGACAGGCTGAGTGATGCTGCAGGGCTTGTCCTGCTCCCCACTCACAAGGGGAGGTGAGCATCATTGTGCCACGCTCGTGATGTGCTGCTCAGTTCTGCGCAGCAGGTGCTGGATCTCTGGGATCAGGCAGGGACAAAACCCAGACAGCTGCCAAGTGCTGTGGGGCACTCGGTGGGGCTGTAGGCGCAGAGTTTGCGGAGGACGTGGGGCAGAGCTGGTCCTGCCACAGGCTGAAGGATGGGGTGCCTGTGCCCTGGCCCCCGCGATCCTCCCATTGCTTTGCAGGGTGCCCGGCAGGAGGGGTCTGTGCACgcaaaccagcagcaaaaaacTTTTGTTTAGAAATGAAACAGGCCCACACTGATCAatccaaaaaagcaaacaaatacaCTTGCAAATGAGACACCTACAACAGCCCTCTCCACATCCCTTACCTTGCAAGGGGCAAGCCCTGGGTTCTGCCTTTCACCAGCTGTGCAAATGCCTgtaatgctgctgctggtggtgctgggctgccccgTGCAGGGTTAACGGCCTACTTGCCAAATGAACTGAAGAGATTAATGAGCCCCGGGCTCCGATTAAAAACCCCGTGTAGCTCCTCTAGAAAGCAGACCGACCCCGCAGCCAGGGAGcttgccctgctcccccagcatGCAGCTGCCCggctccagggctgctgcctccctccccagcagtgctggtgccaCAGAGCTTTGCAGCCCCATGAGCATCCCAAGCCGCTGCAGCGCACGCGGAGCACGCGGCTCCTGCACCTTTGGCAACGCTTAGCACAGGGACAAGAGCCAAACCCAGACCGGGAAGAGCCCATCGCTGCCTCTCTAGAAGAGGTGATAAAGCAatgcctgccctgctcagccGCACTTTCCCCTGGGCAAGGGGTGACCTCAAGAaaccctgctcctgccctgatCTACCTGCGCTGCCCAAAGGGGCCCCAgtcctggcagcagccagcaagcCACTGAGGTGCTCCAGGGCTCAGCAGGCACCAGCTGCCTTTCCCACTTGCTCCTGCTGTGATGTTCAGATGCAGCAGACACAGGTTTGACCCATGCGACTGGCACAGGCATGGCCCCGCCAGCATGCACAGCTGTGGAGGAACTGGTGCTCCACAGGCAAGCACTGGCCCCACAGCTCACCAGGCAGCTGTGGCGTCACCCCTTCAGCACAACAACAATGAACCTCAGCTGGGCGATCCTGATCCCTTGTCCGGCTTTTCCTGCTCTCAAGtacatgcaaataaattatCTAGTCAAACTACGGTTTTAAATGTTGAGG contains these protein-coding regions:
- the RAP1GAP2 gene encoding rap1 GTPase-activating protein 2 isoform X7, with product MSRAGGRLRSRRAGIRAAVVLIGLLHRSRRHSKEQRKQELLNSSDVTVPERPLSPPLTAPPTMKSAEFFEMLEKMQAPKLEEQRTGSQKHKEDYIPYPSIDEILEKGSPYPLIILPQFGGYWIEDPENLGTPTSSDSSICEEEEENLSPSTYGYKLECKGEARAYRKHFLGKDHLNFYCTASSLGNLILSIKCEEADGTEYLRIILRSKVKTLHERIPLAGFSKLPSIPQIAKAFCDDASGLKFNPVLYPKASQMIVSYDEHEVNNTFKFGVIYQKFRQTQEEELFGNNEESAAFKNFLSFLGDTIMLQDFKGFRGGLDVSHGQTGAESVYTVFRDREIMFHVSTKLPFTEGDMQQLQRKRHIGNDIVAIIFQEENTPFVPDMIASNFLHAYIVVQVENPEADNTAYKVSVTAREDVPSFGPPLPSPPVFQKSPEFREFLLTKLINAENACCKSDKFAKLEDRTRAALLDNLHDELHGHTQTMLGLGPEEDKLENGGHGGFLESFKRAIRVRSHSMETMVGSQKKHHGSGIPGSLSGGIAHNSGEVTKTTFSPPITAAAAKNQSRSPIKRRSGLFPRLHTGSESQAESRTRCDSVSGAQKTPDLGHSSQEMKSETSSNPSSPEICPSKDRPFIKLKENGRSNISRSSSSTSSFSSTAGESETLEEYDSVGSQPSTASPFKQDVFVYSASPGSESPSMGAAATPVIMSRSPTDIKNRNSPRSNLKFRFDKLSHGSSSTSH
- the RAP1GAP2 gene encoding rap1 GTPase-activating protein 2 isoform X1, whose product is MASGKAAGERRWELVRWYVREGRFRIEERTLTAFQWLYSPHQHRIVSRADLDSPSRIDKTMLASLKIKKQELLNSSDVTVPERPLSPPLTAPPTMKSAEFFEMLEKMQAPKLEEQRTGSQKHKEDYIPYPSIDEILEKGSPYPLIILPQFGGYWIEDPENLGTPTSSDSSICEEEEENLSPSTYGYKLECKGEARAYRKHFLGKDHLNFYCTASSLGNLILSIKCEEADGTEYLRIILRSKVKTLHERIPLAGFSKLPSIPQIAKAFCDDASGLKFNPVLYPKASQMIVSYDEHEVNNTFKFGVIYQKFRQTQEEELFGNNEESAAFKNFLSFLGDTIMLQDFKGFRGGLDVSHGQTGAESVYTVFRDREIMFHVSTKLPFTEGDMQQLQRKRHIGNDIVAIIFQEENTPFVPDMIASNFLHAYIVVQVENPEADNTAYKVSVTAREDVPSFGPPLPSPPVFQKSPEFREFLLTKLINAENACCKSDKFAKLEDRTRAALLDNLHDELHGHTQTMLGLGPEEDKLENGGHGGFLESFKRAIRVRSHSMETMVGSQKKHHGSGIPGSLSGGIAHNSGEVTKTTFSPPITAAAAKNQSRSPIKRRSGLFPRLHTGSESQAESRTRCDSVSGAQKTPDLGHSSQEMKSETSSNPSSPEICPSKDRPFIKLKENGRSNISRSSSSTSSFSSTAGESETLEEYDSVGSQPSTASPFKQDVFVYSASPGSESPSMGAAATPVIMSRSPTADIKNRNSPRSNLKFRFDKLSHGSSSTSH
- the RAP1GAP2 gene encoding rap1 GTPase-activating protein 2 isoform X6, encoding MSRAGGRLRSRRAGIRAAVVLIGLLHRSRRHSKEQRKQELLNSSDVTVPERPLSPPLTAPPTMKSAEFFEMLEKMQAPKLEEQRTGSQKHKEDYIPYPSIDEILEKGSPYPLIILPQFGGYWIEDPENLGTPTSSDSSICEEEEENLSPSTYGYKLECKGEARAYRKHFLGKDHLNFYCTASSLGNLILSIKCEEADGTEYLRIILRSKVKTLHERIPLAGFSKLPSIPQIAKAFCDDASGLKFNPVLYPKASQMIVSYDEHEVNNTFKFGVIYQKFRQTQEEELFGNNEESAAFKNFLSFLGDTIMLQDFKGFRGGLDVSHGQTGAESVYTVFRDREIMFHVSTKLPFTEGDMQQLQRKRHIGNDIVAIIFQEENTPFVPDMIASNFLHAYIVVQVENPEADNTAYKVSVTAREDVPSFGPPLPSPPVFQKSPEFREFLLTKLINAENACCKSDKFAKLEDRTRAALLDNLHDELHGHTQTMLGLGPEEDKLENGGHGGFLESFKRAIRVRSHSMETMVGSQKKHHGSGIPGSLSGGIAHNSGEVTKTTFSPPITAAAAKNQSRSPIKRRSGLFPRLHTGSESQAESRTRCDSVSGAQKTPDLGHSSQEMKSETSSNPSSPEICPSKDRPFIKLKENGRSNISRSSSSTSSFSSTAGESETLEEYDSVGSQPSTASPFKQDVFVYSASPGSESPSMGAAATPVIMSRSPTADIKNRNSPRSNLKFRFDKLSHGSSSTSH
- the RAP1GAP2 gene encoding rap1 GTPase-activating protein 2 isoform X4, whose protein sequence is MASGKAAGERRWELVRWYVREGRFRIEERTLTAFQWLYSPHQHRIVSRADLDSPSRIDKTMLASLKIKKQELLNSSDVTVPERPLSPPLTAPPTMKAPKLEEQRTGSQKHKEDYIPYPSIDEILEKGSPYPLIILPQFGGYWIEDPENLGTPTSSDSSICEEEEENLSPSTYGYKLECKGEARAYRKHFLGKDHLNFYCTASSLGNLILSIKCEEADGTEYLRIILRSKVKTLHERIPLAGFSKLPSIPQIAKAFCDDASGLKFNPVLYPKASQMIVSYDEHEVNNTFKFGVIYQKFRQTQEEELFGNNEESAAFKNFLSFLGDTIMLQDFKGFRGGLDVSHGQTGAESVYTVFRDREIMFHVSTKLPFTEGDMQQLQRKRHIGNDIVAIIFQEENTPFVPDMIASNFLHAYIVVQVENPEADNTAYKVSVTAREDVPSFGPPLPSPPVFQKSPEFREFLLTKLINAENACCKSDKFAKLEDRTRAALLDNLHDELHGHTQTMLGLGPEEDKLENGGHGGFLESFKRAIRVRSHSMETMVGSQKKHHGSGIPGSLSGGIAHNSGEVTKTTFSPPITAAAAKNQSRSPIKRRSGLFPRLHTGSESQAESRTRCDSVSGAQKTPDLGHSSQEMKSETSSNPSSPEICPSKDRPFIKLKENGRSNISRSSSSTSSFSSTAGESETLEEYDSVGSQPSTASPFKQDVFVYSASPGSESPSMGAAATPVIMSRSPTADIKNRNSPRSNLKFRFDKLSHGSSSTSH